The following coding sequences are from one Eleginops maclovinus isolate JMC-PN-2008 ecotype Puerto Natales chromosome 13, JC_Emac_rtc_rv5, whole genome shotgun sequence window:
- the LOC134875336 gene encoding uncharacterized protein LOC134875336 isoform X2, which translates to MVIFGGIDGYSRKIMYLNAGSNNTASTALQYFLDGVRRFGWPYKVRGDQGVENVSIAQMMFTVRGTGHGSFISGKSVHNQRIERLWRDVWTGVTHIYYDVLHNPEEDGSLDISDNLHLFCAQYTFLPRLKADLAKFSAGWNDHPIRTEGFFYYQLWELGMLQHPIREPEMSQENVAGLQIEHIDWESSVLSHDNSANPGVTVPEIECPLKTEDIEALCLAVDPLSHSISFGRDIYLTTLAHALYLLHHH; encoded by the exons ATGGTGATATTCGGTGGCATCGATGGCTACTCTAGGAAG ATCATGTACCTCAATGCTGGATCCAACAACACAGCAAGCACTGCACTTCAGTATTTTCTGGATGGAGTGAGGAGATTTGGATGGCCTTACAA GGTAAGAGGTGACCAGGGTGTTGAAAATGTCAGCATTGCACAGATGATGTTCACTGTGAGAGGCACAGGACATGGAAGCTTTATAAGTGGAAAAAGCGTGCACAACCAGag AATCGAACGTCTATGGAGGGACGTTTGGACAGGAGTTACACACATTTACTATGACGTATTACACAACCCGGAGGAAGATGGATCCCTCGACATCTCGGATAACCTTCATCTCTTCTGTGCTCAGTACACCTTCCTCCCCCGACTCAAGGCTGATTTGGCCAAGTTTTCTGCTGGATGGAATGATCATCCTATCAGGACAGAGGGCTTCTTCTACTACCAGCTATGGGAGCTTGGGATGCTGCAGCACCCCATCAGAGAGCCTGAGATGTCTCAGGAAAATGTGGCA GGTCTCCAAATTGAGCATATTGATTGGGAGAGCTCAGTGCTCTCTCATGACAACTCTGCCAACCCAGGTGTTACCGTGCCAGAAATTGAATGTCCATTGAAGACCGAGGACATTGAAGCTCTATGTCTTGCCGTTGATCCCCTTTCTCATTCAATTAGTTTTGGAAGAGACATTTATTTGACCACGCTTGCACATGCCTTGTACCTACTTCACCATCATTGA
- the LOC134875229 gene encoding uncharacterized protein LOC134875229, whose amino-acid sequence MVSPEDSGYTGLMLKTASVGGKGVLYIAPIQEELNTQPLPPDSTSFSSMPKAMCHSCHTSYPLQILPLHVETCKISDTSPQEISDEDPDYRHPKPDMEDFETVCPICGQNFPPNELEAHASQCGESKADFIPSTSKHKMSISSAVVLHAILRLLPLLSQLHEGLKLYGLADLMSQYSNICQPLFVPGVEVKADADFVFAVCHPEFSEKGSNQEQVEVSVMNHLQDFLQELEACEHPEVGDYPGHLSPSTFLQWLTGQGHIPVLPEEKINFRVCVQFNHTCNIQYGVHTVCYPTVAACSNTIRLPVKHMQTYTEFKQVVIEAFHLGQAFHQV is encoded by the exons ATGGTGTCTCCTGAGGACAGTGGATATACTGGGCTAATGCTGAAGACGGCAAGTGTAGGCGGAAAGGGTGTCCTATATATTGCTCCAATACAGGAGGAACTAAACACTCAACCACTGCCTCCTGACTCCACGTCCTTTTCCAGTATGCCAAAGGCAATGTGCCACTCCTGTCACACCAGCTATCCATTACAGATCCTACCGCTGCATGTTGAAACATGCAAGATTTCAGATACTTCTCCACAGGAG ATTAGTGATGAAGACCCGGATTACAGGCACCCCAAACCAGATATGGAAGACTTTGAG ACTGTGTGCCCAATCTGTGGCCAGAATTTTCCTCCCAATGAGCTGGAGGCACATGCAAGCCAGTGTGGAGAGAG CAAAGCTGACTTCATTCCTTCAACCTCAAAACACAAGATGAGCATTTCTAG TGCTGTTGTTCTTCATGCCATACTTCGGCTGCTGCCCCTTCTCTCCCAGCTACATGAAGGTCTGAAACTTTATGGTCTCGCTGATCTTATGAGCCAATACTCAAACATCTGTCAACCACTCTTTGTCCCTGGTGTGGAGGTGAAG gctgatGCTGACTTCGTCTTTGCGGTGTGCCATCCTGAGTTCAGTGAGAAGGGCTCCAACCAAGAACAGGTGGAAGTGAGCGTTATGAACCATCTACAGGACTTCTTGCAGGAGCTGGAAGCAT GTGAACATCCAGAGGTGGGTGACTATCCAGGTCACCTGTCCCCCAGTACATTTCTCCAGTGGCTCACAGGACAGGGCCACATTCCTGTCTTACCAGAAGAGAAGATAAACTTCAGAGTCTGTGTGCAGTTCAATCACACCTGTAACATCCAGTATGGTGTACATACTGTTTGCTACCCAACAGTCGCCGCATGCAGTAATACAATCCGCCTGCCTGTTAAGCATATGCAAACTTATACTGAGTTCAAACAAGTGGTGATAGAGGCCTTCCATCTAGGGCAGGCATTTCATCAGGTATAG
- the LOC134875336 gene encoding uncharacterized protein LOC134875336 isoform X1 encodes MQEYNMSVRSLYSTMTDDALDNEVRAIKSRLPHAGYQIVKGCLEAEGHHVQWTRLKASMHRLDTEGILSRMTSMGCVVRRKYCFQGPHFLQHIDTNHKLIRYNMVIFGGIDGYSRKIMYLNAGSNNTASTALQYFLDGVRRFGWPYKVRGDQGVENVSIAQMMFTVRGTGHGSFISGKSVHNQRIERLWRDVWTGVTHIYYDVLHNPEEDGSLDISDNLHLFCAQYTFLPRLKADLAKFSAGWNDHPIRTEGFFYYQLWELGMLQHPIREPEMSQENVAGLQIEHIDWESSVLSHDNSANPGVTVPEIECPLKTEDIEALCLAVDPLSHSISFGRDIYLTTLAHALYLLHHH; translated from the exons ATGCAGGAGTACAACATGTCAGTTAGGAGTCTGTattccaccatgactgatgatgCTCTGGATAATGAAGTGAGAGCCATCAAATCTAGACTACCTCATGCTGGATACCAGATTGTCAAGGGGTGTCTTGAAGCAGAGGGCCACCATGTACAATGGACCAGACTCAAGGCCTCTATGCATAGACTTGATACAGAGGGCATCTTATCAAGAATGACAAGTATGGGCTGTGTTGTTCGTCGAAAATACTGTTTTCAAGGCCCACATTTTCTGCAGCACATAGACACCAATCACAAACTCATTAG ATATAACATGGTGATATTCGGTGGCATCGATGGCTACTCTAGGAAG ATCATGTACCTCAATGCTGGATCCAACAACACAGCAAGCACTGCACTTCAGTATTTTCTGGATGGAGTGAGGAGATTTGGATGGCCTTACAA GGTAAGAGGTGACCAGGGTGTTGAAAATGTCAGCATTGCACAGATGATGTTCACTGTGAGAGGCACAGGACATGGAAGCTTTATAAGTGGAAAAAGCGTGCACAACCAGag AATCGAACGTCTATGGAGGGACGTTTGGACAGGAGTTACACACATTTACTATGACGTATTACACAACCCGGAGGAAGATGGATCCCTCGACATCTCGGATAACCTTCATCTCTTCTGTGCTCAGTACACCTTCCTCCCCCGACTCAAGGCTGATTTGGCCAAGTTTTCTGCTGGATGGAATGATCATCCTATCAGGACAGAGGGCTTCTTCTACTACCAGCTATGGGAGCTTGGGATGCTGCAGCACCCCATCAGAGAGCCTGAGATGTCTCAGGAAAATGTGGCA GGTCTCCAAATTGAGCATATTGATTGGGAGAGCTCAGTGCTCTCTCATGACAACTCTGCCAACCCAGGTGTTACCGTGCCAGAAATTGAATGTCCATTGAAGACCGAGGACATTGAAGCTCTATGTCTTGCCGTTGATCCCCTTTCTCATTCAATTAGTTTTGGAAGAGACATTTATTTGACCACGCTTGCACATGCCTTGTACCTACTTCACCATCATTGA